ACTCCCGTTTGTTTCTCCCCCAACCTGAGGCTGTGGTTACGAAGATGCTATGCGGAGCAGCTCAGCCTGCCTGCTTATCTGTCACTCTGCATACAAAAACAGGGTActgtaaataacaaaaagggtggggaaaaaatgggtgTGCCCTTGTAGGAGTAGATCATTTCCAAGCTCTTCgccttggttttgtttcttctttgactttaccatttccacaaaaaaaaaaaaaaaacaacctgcttGCTTAATCCCCTTGCTTATTTCCAACGGCTGTAGCCCTTCTTCTGCAGGTGATGAGGCAGCCCAGATGCAGAGCTCAGGTGTTCGTGGGAGGTCTGGCCCGGTGCAGTTGTGTGCAGAGCAGAACTCTAAcctacaagaaaaatgaaaaaaaaaaaaaagttaaaaaaaaaaaaaaaatatcttagagGTGTTCTGCATTGGCTGTGCTTGGTTGGCATTAGCACTTTCCAGAGTGTGGGGACTTGCATGGTGTAGGGTGATGTCCTCCAGCAGGTACACGCAGGTGTTCTTGCCCAGAACGTTGATGTGAAGCCCACCTTTCATGGGGAACATGGTAGAGAATGGTGATGCACGTGGGTGCCCAGGACACAGCGGTCAGCAGCTGCACCCCATCTCCCGTGTCGTGTGATGCCGTTCTGAACACAGATTGTTGGCTCTCGGTGTGGGTACAGTGGGGATTCTTCCTCAAAGAGCTGCTgaagggctggagctgggggttCTGCCACCAGAGGTTTTGGGCTGAGCACAAGGCACTTGTTCGTTTTGTTTCGCTTCTGATTGAAGTGTCAGCATGGCAACACTTCGATTTAGCTGAGGTTTTCTCACCTTCTGGAGATGAAGAGAGGCTGCAGGTAATCAGGAAACTTAAGTTGGTGTCCTTGCTCCTGTCCTACCAGGGAGAATAAAGGAGCAGCTGGGCTCACATCCTTTTAACGATGACTTTTAGGAAAGCCATCAAGGGCTGCAGGAGTGATGCGATGCAGCAAATAGGTCCTTGATAAATTGGTGTTTGGGAGTGGAGtgacaaaagcattttctttttttagtaaCCCTGCACAGCTGGATGTGGCTGAATTAATACGTTTGTATTGCAGAGTACCTCTCGTTCCTGTAGGGAAACAGCATTGCTTCCCCTCTGCCTGGTGTGCTGCATAACCCAGCTTCTACCGAGGTGCATCACAAATCTTTCCCAACGGCAAAGTTCAAAGTAAATCATGAGCAGACCTTAGGGCTGTTTTTCAAGCTCAGATAAGTCGCTTTCTGCCCTTTGCAGGGAGGGGTGCACTGGATTCTGCTCCACAGGGTCTCGACTTGCTGCTATGGAGAGGAATGGCCCGGAGAGGGAGCCAAAACGTCTCAGTTCCTGCAGGAAGCGAGTGGTTGAGACAAATCCATGTTGAGTTTGGTGTGAGCACAGGCAGGGAGTGGACAAGGACATCAGCATCTGGCAAATCTTTGTGCTGTGCCAGTGTCGGGCTCACGGCTGGCACTGTTTGACGCTGTGTGCCCACACTGGAAGGTTTGATGCTCTGTGGGAATGCATTTTCATTGCTGCAGGTGCCAAAGATGAGGTGTGCCCCCCCACACTCCCCAACACACTTGCTCCTTTTGGTCTCGTTTCAACAACTTCTGGCATCTGTACCAGTATGGGAAGGTTTAAAACACACTAGgcttttaaagtctttttatATATTGTATGTAAATGCTTGTTGAAgtgatattttattaaacagttTTGCTCTAATTTCTGTGTGAGGTCTGTTGGCTTCTCGGGAACCAGTGTGTTGTGTCTTCGCCTCGCCCTAtgtgttgcattttatttgtggGTGCAGTTGCAGTCGGTCTGGTGGCACAGGACGAccagcctcccctcctctgcaggTGGCCCTGGCAGAGGGTGAGCTGCCTTAACAAATCCCTCTCCCTGGTGATCCTGGCACCCATTGCCCACGCTCCCAGAAGCTGGGATGCCTCCGGGGCAGGAGGTGAttctgctgccagcctggcctCAGAGGTTTCTTGCTCATGGAGTTTGCTCTACCTGAATAGAAATGGGCGTGGATACAAAGATTTTGGTAGGTGCAACAGAagcctaaatatttttttgatcATGTAttagtcattttctttctcttgctcaGATCGGGCAAGAGGGAAAAATGAGCTACTTGTTAAGTGTTTGAGCTGCTTCACATCATTGTCATGATTTTCTACTGCTTTTCAAGAGCATTAGCCACCCCGCCACCCCTCTGTTTTGTTGTCCAGTAAGGCTAGCTCTGAATTATTCCTAGCCCAGGCTGTGAAAATACCAAGCAGCTTCTATTTAAACATGATAATGTCACATGTAGCTCTGGACAGTGAACAGCAGCCAAGCTGCCCGGCTTACAGCTATGCTGGGTTCTCAATAAACAACCACACTGAGACTGCAATTTGTTCcagtcatttattttgtattatggTATTTCAGAGCAGTGAATACAGATGGTTTGCTCTTCTAGGCTTCAATACACTCATCTATTGTGCCTAGACTACAGTGGTCTGTTTATAGAAGCTGTATTTCATAATTAATTGTACTTGATCACAGCACAGAAGTCCTTACGGCTAGATCTAATGACAGAGTTAGTGGCCTAGTGGGTTCAAAGTCTGGTATGTGGGTGCCCTGGACGTGGCACCCACTGAGGTGCCTGGACTCCTGCTACAGTGGACGGAGAGACGTAGGCAGCTCTAAAGGGTGATGCAGGAACCTGTCTACCAAGCTCTTCCTACAGGTCACAGGAAATTCTGCTGCACAGGTGAGAGCTTCTGAAAAGCCATCTCTCCCTGGGGTCCAGACACAGACGGTTTGTGTGTGAGTCTGAAATGCTGTACCGAAAGTGGGTGCCTACAACTGCTTGTTCAGTAAGTGGCACCTAAGTCGGTTCTTGGATCTAGCCCAGGGCTTTGTGATAGGCCCCTGGGTACCAGCGTACTGAATTACGCTGGATTTATAACATATTGCTTAAAGGTCTTCAATTATACAgaaatttataaattttatatcaACAGTCAGATTTCCCAAatgaatattgctttttttaaaaaaatcctattcCTGTAGCAATCCCTGAAATAATGTTCCTGTAACATCTTTATTGTCATGCAAATAGCAGCGTGTAGGCAATTCAAATATAGTAATCAAAACTCTGTCCAGTGGGAAAGTGAGGCACTTAGGCAAAGTGACGTGTAGTCACTCATGAGCTATGCAAAACCTAGGAACGAACCCCGGACCTGATTCCCGTTCTTGAGCTTGAACCACTGGACAGGTGAATGTTGTCTGGAACTACTGCATGATGGCAGCAATACCTCTGCGGTGTCAAGATGGACTTTTTTATGTGTCACGCTTAAACTCACTCTTATGAGCACATTTCCTGTACCTCCCACTCTAGAAGCCAGAGTAACTTGGTTCCAGCCCTCCATTTTGAGAGCAAGGATGGGTTAGAGTAAGGTGAGCATTCTAAAAACATCAAACCGATTTTTCACAGACACAGTTGCAATGCGAAGACAATGTAGATGATGTTTTGGTACAGAAAATACAGTCTGTTAACCAGGCCATCTCTTGGTACTGCGTTATACTTTTTGGTGCACGGGATGGTGTGTTCTAGGAGCCTTCTGGCTTTCCTGAAAGTCTAGAGAAGgcttgaaaaaaacacacatgggCTCTGCAGGTGAGTCCGTGCTCTCGCACCTGCTGGAGCTGCATTGTGTTACTGAGGTGGTGGAGGAATTCCTTCTGAAGTAGTCTtaagcttttctctctctctttcttctctctcaaaaCCTGAACAACAGATGGAGCGGCCCTTGGGGTACCGGGCGCAGCACTTCCGCATCTCCTGAAGCACAGCTGCACACTTAGACTCCACGTAGTTGTTcgctggaaaataaaaaggagacaCAGAGTCTACACAGGGGAACTGGTGCTGACCCCGAGGGGCTGTGTCTAGCCTTTGGATGCTGGGCAGTGTGCTGCTCTGACAGGCAAGAACTGCTGACAGGCATTTTGTCACTTCCCTGCTCTACAAAAAAGTCTCTCCTTAGTGTCAGCTGTCTAACGCAATGCTAACGCAGCCTTGCGGGTCTGGACGGAGCACTTTCCGTCCCCCAGGTTTGGAGCTACCTCGCCACTCCAGTAGGAATGAGGCTTCCCTAAGGCTGCCCTTTGCTCCCTACTTTCTTCAGCCTGTGTGCTTTCAAGCTGGATCGTGTGATCCCTGTTCTTCCACGCTGCTGCCTTGTCGTGACAAGGTTTACAACGTCTAAGGGCACCCCAAGAGGAGCTGGTATAAATGGGGACGAGTGGGCCCGTCATCCCTGTAGGGTTGGCAAAAGGAAGGGGTGGGGCGTGTGGCTGCAGCCCTCCTCCTGCGGGCTGCCAGGGGCAGGATGCGGTTAGCAGGGAGCCCCGCAGCCTGCGTGCTAGCAGGAGCGTAAGCCAGCCGGCTGCCGGGGACAGGGAGGCAGCGACGTGGCCCCCTTCCACACAAGGGTCCCCCCTGCAGCTCGGGCAGCCCCTCAGCCACGTCGCTGGGACCTGTCCTCTCCCTGTCCCTTTCCTTCCTAGGCGCCTGCTCTCGGACACTGGCAGAGAGGGGACACCGGGCTAAACGGGCTGCTAGCCCTGGCGCGGGGTGACTGGGTGTACATAGCCACCTTCACGCAAGCACCAGCTGGGCCCATCCCCGCGCCTCCTCCGTATCGCCTTTGTTTCAGGCTCAGCGAGGTTCCCGCTGTGCCGGCGGCTCAGGTGCCTTGTCCAGCCCTAGCCCCTTGCCTGACGCCGCTATCCTCGGCGGCGTGGCGGTGTGACGCTGTGCTTCGTGGGGCCGGCTCGGGAGGGGAGCCCTGGGCTACGTGAGCAGGCCGCGGGTGGCTCGTGCGGCCCAGCGCCTGCCGGCCGGCCTGAGGGGCGCAGAGACACCCGCCTCTGCCACACAGGCGAGCAGCACAGACGCTGCACGGCCGCACTCAACCCCACTGCTGATTTTGGAGGACTAAAAGAAGCGGCAGCAGCCCGCAGTGAGACACATGTAGCGCTGGCTGCAGTGGATGCCTCTTTCTGGGCTCTTTTAAGGGGCAAAGCAGCCCACGCTGAGCTCGGGGCTCAGAATTCCCTAGCCGGGTTGGTGAGGGACGTGTAATACAAGCACAGAGGTCGGCCCTGAGGAAAAGGCTACAGTGATGTTACTGCTTTGTACGACAAAAGGCTTGAGCCTGCCCAGGGATCCCAAACGTGAGCCCTTTGCAGGCCTGGCCGGCCAGTGTCACCTCCAGATTGCTCTGAACTTACAGCGGAGGTGCTTTGGTCTCAGCGCCCAGCCTCATCAGTGACTGGCCCTCATCAActacctgcagcagctggggctcagGCCCAGCAGGGCTTCTGCCAGGCCCTAGGAAACTAAGACTAATGGATTCAGGTGGTTTGGGAAGGATACCTGCAGCTCCATCCACCTGCTCAAagcccctgctgctctcccttgGGTTCAAGAGGAAGAAGCTGGCAACCTAGGTGTGGCAGGGCCTTGGAAAGGAAAGCTAATCTCTCTCTGCCGTAACGTTCCTATGATGAGTGCTCCGAGGGCTCTCCTAACTGTTCCTGTGCCTGTGCAGGTTTGTTTCTAGCACTCCTGCTACGTTCAGGCACGCCCTGCTATCCGTCAGGGATGCATTCCTGTAAAGCACAATGGTTAGTTATACAACGGACAGCAAAACACGAAAAAGATTTACAGTGGGCATTCAGTCTCACAGAGGAAGCAGGCAAGATCTTTTGAAACAATGACCCACTGCAAAACAGCAGGCTTGGAAAAGCCAGCATCTCCcagtgctcctgctcctgccctcatCCTCCGCACGGCATACACTGTGGGTATTAGTCAGCTAATGTTCTGTGTACATCCTCTATTAAATTAATTCTTGCAGGAAAAATTGCTTCGCTGTCTGTCAACTCAGCTGCTTCATCTGTGCAGCTCAGACAATATCACAGCAGGGAAATGCACGCACAACAACAGCACTCCAGAACGTTAGCTAAAGAAGTGGAGGATGGGGGCGTGCGCGTAGCAGCGTCTAGAAGCTTCTCTGCTAACACTTAACCGGTCAGATCAAATCTGTACACAAACCTACGCAGGTAAAATGCTTGGAGTAACCTCCACGACTGTTATGAAAGTAACATTGTCATAGCTGGGACCACAACACTGTTAAACATGAGCTTTTAAGTGCAGTTACTATGGGGAGAGAAGGCAGCTCTTCCCACCAGAACGCTTCAAACTATCAGGACAGTAAGAGCGAATCAGGCAATGTATTCACACAGGGAGGGGATTATTTGAGCCCTTGCTTTGAGCTGAACACAGCTTCCAAAAAACAATCCTGGGAAAAACAGACATCTACCTGGCTGACTTGCTTTTCCCTACTTTCTCCCAGATGCTTTCCCCCTCGGCCTTTCCCCCAGCCAGCAGGGGCTGTTGTGGCACCCGCACTGGTTGCGATCTCCGTGTTTGAAGCAGGCTGCAAAGCCATCCCTCTGCTTCCCCACAGGTCTCCTACCCAACTCTCTGTATTTCAGCTAACCCGCTTGCAGTCTGCAAACAAACTAAAGGCAGAAATGAGTTGTCGTGGAACTGGCTTGGCTGCTTGAGCTGTGGCACCGCTAGCTTCTTGCCTGTCTGCCCTGGGCTACCGCAGTGAGTTCCTGAGAGAGGCTCAGCGCGCGCTAAGGGCTCTGCCAGGTGAGTTAGGAAGAACTCTTTCCCACGTGGCGGAGCTGCCTTGGCACACGGGAATGTTTTCTCTTATTCATTCTACGGGGCAAGTTGTTTTCCAAGAAGCAACCAAATTTTTTGGAGAAGTATTTTTCTCCGCAACTAACAAAGCTGCTCTCCCCAACTCAGGCTCCCAAAGCACATTGTCACATAATCTCCCCCTTCCCTACAAATATTTGGCTAAGCCATTACAAAACAGCTGTGAAAGGTCTCCAGAGGACACCGGTCCATCTCCTACCTTGAGGCCAGATCACATACACCACATCCCTTTCTGCCAGACATCTGTCTGACCTGCTCTTAAGATACGCCTCGAGCTGAACGCTCTGCAGTCTTCTGCAATCCACCCACTGCCTCACTACCCACTCTGCAAGAGAGCTTATTATAATGTCTAGCTCTCCCCGCCTACAGCTCGGTCCCAAGACTACACACAGGCTCTCACTACTGGCAAGGAGAACACTCCGTCAGAAATAAACACTTTGCTGTTACAAACGCTCCGTTTTGTACTAATGGTGTCTCGTCACTTGCAACCAAGCACGAAGGAACTCTCTTAAAACCAGACATTGTaatttggtttgctttgcaaTCAGGTCACACTAATGTGCTTGCTTGCTTCCTCCTCAAGGTGAAAGGAGAGCAGGGTTAGGTTAAAAGAATCAAGTTCCACCAAAACTCAAGACACCAAAACGACAAAATGACACTTGGTACCTTGcaagcatttctgtatttcacaggCTTGTTTCTGGCAGGGATCCTTCTGGGACATGTTCAGAGAACTAAAATGATAGGAAAACGTTACTGTAGAAATAATgtttggggggtgggagggaaagaCACTGTCTTAAAGCCAGGGCTTTAAAGAGTTCCCAATTTCCCTCCCTACCACAGACAGTTCAGAAAGCACCTACTGCTGCTTGCAGATGCCTGCCAACACAGACAGGGGTTCCCCAGCCTGCCAGTGAACGCACAACGTTCACAGCACACCTCTCCCAGGGGCAACTCGTTGGCGGCCTCCATACGTGACAGCTCTGTGTCTGGCTAAAGGATGTAGGCAGCGAGCACAGGGAGGTTTTACAGTGCTGTGCTTGGaggccttttccttttctctggtCAGAATGTGTCCTGCTCCACCTGGAAGCACAAAGATTCCAGCCACGACTGAAATGAACACACCTGTCTTTTTTCACGGTTCTATGCCTCTAAACCTTATGCTAAAACATGTACTTGTGTAAAAGCCCTCTCTGTGAGCTCTACACGTCCAGGAGGTTGGTGTTACTCATATAACTGCATCTGGAGGAGgagtttagggaaaaaaaatacaagaaaacaataTAGTTATGTATGtactgtaaaaacaacaacaatgaagGGGGCTTTTTTGTTGCAGGAGAAATCCTCTCGGAATTCCACCCAAAAGAAACCACAATCAACCTCAATCACATCCCCGAAAAGCAGGATTTCACACAATCGATTGGACTTTCTGCAGCTGTGACACCTGTAACCACGATCTCTCGTGAGAAATAGAAAGAGAAGCCGAAGCTGGTGGGAGCAGCAGTTGGATGAGAGACCTCTAAGGGAAAGCATCGCTGTGGCTGAAAGTGGTGGTGGGACTTGCGCTCCCCCAGAGCCGCAGTTCAGCTCTTGCCCCTGCCCAGAGCTAGGGAGGTGCTGCCTTTCAAACCTCTGGTCATTCACCATCCCACAGCACTTGGCAGTACCGCTAGGACATTACTTCCAGCATCCTGGCCAAACTCCACTTAGGGCAATTCCATTCTGCCTACCTAGAACTCCCCCTGATGTTTCAATTGGACACGATACTCCTCTTCACTGCCTGTCCTAACTCTTGTGTGATGTTGCTGTGTGTTGTTTAAGTGCCTCCACCCCAGGGgtggctgcatttcagtggAGAGAGAATCATTTATTGTACAAAACATACAAGGACATCTTCCTAGAGCGACTGctcctgaaagacaaaaattggTATTAAAGAATGACTGGGAATAAACAGAGCACAGTACAAAGCAGGGGTAATGTCTCCACGTACCAGATTAATCACCAGGCACGAGTTTAAGCAGCAGTTCTTCAACACCACCGAGCTGTAAGCGACAAGGAAAAGTTCAATACGTCTACAGTTACCGGGGCTGAGCTAACGGACTTCAATAAAACAACAGTCCTTTGCCGTCCCTCAAGGATCTCAAATGACTTCACAAACAGGAATGACTATGGTCTATTGTCGCCACCATCCTTACCATGAGATGGTGCTCTATCTCCCAAACGCGAGAGTTACTATCCCTGTACTGCTCACCCTGGGACAGCTGCCACATATGAGGCAGCCGGGATGGGGGGAGCTGGCTGGGTCGCAGCGCCTCACCCAGGGGAACCTGAACTCTTTGGATCCGAGCCCTCAGCATACCTTCCTCCTGGGGGAGAGCAACAAAGAGAGGAGGCAGTTACTGGCAATGCAGCAGAGGCACCTGCAACATCAAAGCCACAACCACGGCGAAGCCCAAAGCACACTTGCCTCTTCCGCAGCCACGAGCCACGTTTTGCGGTGCTCATCGCAGTAAACACCTACGCGGCGCACCCACAGGCGGACGGGAGGAGCGCCCGCGTGCCCTCCTTCTGCCATGCCCTCGGCCGCTCCTCGGCGCTCCGTCAGGTGTGCGGCATCGGCGCGCGCGCGGGCTCGTTAGCTCTGAGCACGTTCGCGGAGAAAGCTCTCAGACCTGAAAGGCACCTCGGGGCGGCGTCTGACTTACTGGGTGGGATGCTATGTGCTGAAGGGTCCCTAGAAGGCAGCCTGGGGAACTAAGGTGATGCCTACGTGAGAGGAGGTTGCACGGCAAGTTGTACGCTGGGACGTGCGCGCTATATGGCGTCTGTAAGGCATTCTGGGGCAAAAGGTGCTATAGGTACACGGTTAAACCCTGTGAATATTGGCTTTGCTTATTCCACTAACAGTCCTATTAACAGTCTTCGTgtaaaataggggaaaaaaaaaaaagagaaagatgaaaagaagaaaaaaggtgattTACGCAGGAGTTCCGTGGCTAATGATGGTCTAAATCCCAAAAGCAAAACTTGTGGCAACGGGTGAAATTAGCTTAACAAGAACGAGGATCACTCCGGAGACAAAGCACGAGACTCCGTACGCTTGACTCTCATATTTGGATCTTGCAGAGCTGTCATTGTGCAGGGTCCTTCGTCTCATCTCTTAAGAGGGTAGCAGCATTGTCCATTCATACACAGGCTTCTCGTGAACAGCTCTTGTTACTCTGCGTAGTTCAGACTTTGGGTGCTTACTGAGAGCCAACGATAGCAGCAGGGGCAAAGGAATTTTGGACATGGAGGCGGTTCTTCCTACCAGAATGTTTGGTTAACGGCAAGTTTGTCTGTATGCCAGTTAGAGCAAGCTGAGCCATTAGCAAATGGAGGTCAGGGAAAATGATTCTCTCTTTGAACCCTAGAAGAGGTAATCAAAACGGTACAGACAGTCTTCATCCTTTATCTAGGTTTAAAGTAGAACAGAATTAAGGTGCGATACATGTAACATCTTCCTGCTATGAAGCAGATGCAATACTCCTATCCCAGTGAAACACAGTGATCTTCCGAAAACTTGTGGAGTTATAAGGCATATTTCGGACAGAAGCAAGAAAATCTGGGTACAAAATAAAGCAGGGAAGgtcagggagagaaaaatattgttatacATTGGGGTACAAATACAACAGGAAACACACGTCCACGTTGCCTCCTCTACCttacagcagcagttccctgcCTTTCCCAACCAAAGGACCACTGAGCGTTTTTGAACACAAAACACCAACCACGGATCAGCCTGAACAGCACTCTCACAGTATTGCAATTTACACCAAGGAAAGCTTTGAAcgttcttttattatttctttttctcccattctgtttgtttccttgcttgACGTGCggcaatgtgtgtgtgtgttacagaAAGCTCTGAAGACCATCCCGTGGTGTGTTACAGCCATTCCAGGCAatgccccagcagccagcattTAAAGGAATGTGACAGCAGACTGACAAGCCTCACGAGGCCTTCAGCAATGAGCTGTGAGGGTTGAAGTGACATCTCTGTAAGTCCTATTCGTTCTGCTTCACCCTAAGTCGCTTTACAAATTTAAGCCCACGTGTGGAAATCACTTTGCCCAACAGTGAAGTGCAGCAATCGCCACTGCTCACTTTCAGTCAGCAGAATGTAATTACCCAGGCTGGAATTTGGCCAGGACACTCTCCTACTCTGTGGTAAAATGCCAAAAGCTCCATCATGACCAAAAATGCTCACGAACTTGCTTTCATACCCCACTCAAAGTTGGAATTTCTACAGCTCATCATCCCCAGGACAAGAAGATGTTGTCAGCTCAATATTGAttcagttttggaaaaatattgctCCGTAAGTGAACACCACTGCTTCCTACAGCAAGTAAGCTCTCCCGGAAGGTCTCCTATCCAAATACTAACCTGGTTcagccttgctgaacttcaggCAGGAGGACTAAAGCACCGCATGTATGTTTGTGTTTCCTGTGTATGAGCGTGGTGGCAATGAGAGGTACGGGGCCGACAGAACAAGGTCTCATGCAGAGGACACCGTGCAGAATGGGCAGCAGTTAACAACATCGTCTTTTCAGTCTTTGCCCCAGTAATTTGACCCAAACTTCCTCCGAGCTCCACAGCTCTGAGTTCACTTGCCAGAGTTCACAGGCTCGGTCTGGCCTCGCTTTTCTCCAGTCTCTAAGACTGTTACGAGGGCGCCCAGTTAGAGCCCCAAACAAAATCTCGAGGTCAGGCAAAACCGTCAATTGGGTTTGAAGTACGACAGGTCTGTCTTTGGAACTCAAACATACGAAAGGAACAGGAGCTTTGAAAAAGTATGCGCTTAGACATTTGTACCTAAAACGTCAAGACGGGAAAAACTTACACGATTCCTACTTTTTGCTGATTTTAtcagaaagcaataaaagagCCTGAAGGAAGACAGAGTTGAAAGAAGTAAGCTtacttacatttaaaacaagttgTAAAAACTGTTCCTTATATTGCTCGATTCGTTATCTATACCCCAAAAAACccatccaaaaaaaaccaaTCATCTTAAATTTGCAGGATTGCAGTGTCATCCTTTGACGCTGATTTCAGTGTTGCCATCAACGTAATTGGATAAGACTGAGCAGTTTGAGGTTTGGGGCTGGGCAGATTTAAAGCCCAGCCCCACGGACATCCACAAGACTTGCAGGCATTCTGTCCATCTCGGTATTGGGCCTTGAAGTTTAGTGCTGTTCTGGGACGTGGGTGGCTTTCTGAGCCACACAACATATGAACAAATGTGAAGATGGCCAGCAAGAGGACTGAACCTTGTGACGaagataatttatttgcttttaaagtgggtacattaaattattttagcaaaacaaCGAAAGAAattgctccagctgcagctcggACCATCCCCAGAGCTGGGGCTCGGCGTGCTGACCACCCTCCTGTTCTGTTTTAGAGGGGGACGGGGTCGGACTGGTAGAGGAGTTGAGCTGCCATGTAGGCACCAAGGGAAGAAGCGATGCTGAAGCTCAGCGCACggggcacagagctgtgctaaCGTGGCTACACGGCTCCAGACCAAAGCCGGCCAGTTCGGCCCCGCGTGCACGGCTCCTGGGGAGCTAAGCGGGAGCTGATCCTTCCCCAAAAAACAGCCTGTGTACATGACAGGGATCGGACGAGCTGCGTGCTGGGCTAAGGGCGTGCTGGCTTGAGCTGGAACTTCTTTGTGGGGTTTGGACACTTTGGGGTTTGGACTCGCGGGGTCTGGACTCTTGGAGGCTTGGACTCTTGAGGGCTTGGACTTTTGGGGCTTTGGGGCTTGGACGCTTCAGGGCTTGGACTCTTGGGGGTTTGGACTCCTGGGGGGCTGGACTTTTGGGGTTCGGACGCTTTAGGGCTTGGACTTGTGGGGTTTGGGCTTTTGGGGTTTGGACCTGTGGGGTTTGGGCTCTTGGGGTTTGGGCTCCTGGGGGCTCGGCCGCTTTGGGCTCTTCGGGGCTcggcccctgccctgcccgcggcGCTGTCCCCACCACGCGCCCCCAGCAGCCGGCTCCCGGCCCGCCCGCGGGGCAGCGGCGGCTGAGGGCCCGTGCGGGCTGCGCGGCGCTCagggcagggcgggggggggccggggcacggcgggggggtggggggggcacggcggggtcccggtccccgtcccggtcccggtcccggtcccgccCGGCCGGACGGGAAAACAGCGGGACCGCGGCCGGGGGTGTGAGGGGTGTGCGCAGCCCGCCCCGCGGCGACCGCCCGTGACCTACCTGCAGCCCTTGCCGCTGACAGCCCGCGCCGTGAGCGCCCAGCCaggccggccccgccccccccgccccccccccccccgccgcccgccggccccgccccgccccgccccgcccggccccggcgcgggcggcggcggcggcagctcGGAACCCCGGGGCTTCGCCCGCGCGGGCGACACGGAACCTCCGCCGCGGCGCACCGCCCGGAAACCGCCCGCGCCGATTGGCCGGCGGAGCCGGCGAGCCGCGCTGCGATTGGCTCCGCGCCGGCTACTTCCggcgcgggggggggaggggtgagGAGACAAGATGGCGGTGCAGGCGGTGCACCTGGAGGCCGACGCGTTCCTGGTGTGCCTGAACCACGCGCTGAGCACCGAGAAGGAGGAGGTGATGGGGCTCTGCATCGGGCAGGTaccgcggggcggggcggggatAAGGGGCGCGGGGTAACGGGGCGCGGGGCGAGGCAACGGAGCGGGCAGCCagcgccgtgccc
This window of the Cygnus atratus isolate AKBS03 ecotype Queensland, Australia chromosome 13, CAtr_DNAZoo_HiC_assembly, whole genome shotgun sequence genome carries:
- the MTCP1 gene encoding protein p13 MTCP-1, with the protein product MAEGGHAGAPPVRLWVRRVGVYCDEHRKTWLVAAEEEEGMLRARIQRVQVPLGEALRPSQLPPSRLPHMWQLSQGEQYRDSNSRVWEIEHHLMLGGVEELLLKLVPGD
- the CMC4 gene encoding cx9C motif-containing protein 4 produces the protein MSQKDPCQKQACEIQKCLQANNYVESKCAAVLQEMRKCCARYPKGRSICCSGFEREEREREKLKTTSEGIPPPPQ